The Geotalea uraniireducens Rf4 genome window below encodes:
- a CDS encoding adenosine deaminase gives MNFDCIPREDLHGILCHMPKAELHIHIEGSLEPELIFELATRNRIQLPYPTIDELRAAYAFTDLQSFLDIYYAGASVLQKEADFFDMAWAYLKRAKAENVVHAEIFFDPQTHTARGIPFETVINGLDRAIRRGREELGLSASLILCFLRHLSEEDAFAALEDALPFRDKFIGVGLDSSERGNPPEKFTRVFARCRELGLRLVAHAGEEGSAEYISHSLDLLKAERIDHGVHCLDDPKLVARLVQQRIPLTVCPLSNVKLCVFPSLSAHNIGKLLAAGIAATINSDDPAYFGGYLNRNYTATFAALPGLGAKEAYQLARNSFEASFVNENIKEGWIRELDEFFTHYRENEGKWLPL, from the coding sequence ATGAATTTCGACTGCATACCACGCGAAGACCTGCATGGCATCCTCTGCCACATGCCGAAAGCAGAACTGCATATTCACATCGAAGGCTCACTGGAGCCGGAACTGATCTTTGAACTGGCAACTCGGAACCGGATTCAACTCCCCTACCCGACCATAGATGAACTGCGTGCTGCCTATGCCTTTACGGATCTGCAGAGCTTTCTGGACATCTACTATGCCGGGGCCAGCGTGCTGCAAAAAGAAGCGGATTTCTTCGACATGGCCTGGGCTTACCTGAAGCGAGCCAAAGCCGAAAATGTAGTACACGCAGAAATTTTCTTTGATCCCCAGACACATACGGCCAGAGGAATTCCATTTGAAACGGTAATCAACGGACTGGATCGGGCAATCCGTCGCGGCCGTGAAGAACTGGGACTGAGTGCCTCGCTGATACTCTGTTTCCTGCGCCACCTGAGTGAAGAGGACGCTTTTGCGGCGCTGGAAGATGCTCTGCCGTTCCGCGACAAGTTCATCGGGGTCGGCCTTGACAGCAGCGAGCGCGGAAATCCGCCGGAGAAATTTACCAGGGTATTTGCACGCTGCCGGGAGCTGGGACTGCGACTGGTGGCCCATGCCGGAGAAGAAGGTTCAGCCGAATACATAAGCCATTCCCTTGACCTGCTGAAAGCGGAAAGGATCGACCATGGTGTGCACTGCCTGGATGATCCGAAGCTTGTCGCACGACTGGTACAGCAACGCATACCATTGACAGTATGCCCCCTTTCCAACGTAAAACTTTGCGTGTTTCCGAGTCTTTCCGCTCACAACATCGGCAAATTGCTGGCTGCCGGCATTGCAGCAACTATTAATTCAGACGATCCGGCCTATTTCGGTGGATACCTGAACCGGAATTACACCGCTACATTCGCAGCACTGCCGGGGCTTGGGGCAAAAGAGGCTTACCAGCTGGCTCGCAACAGTTTTGAGGCCAGTTTTGTGAATGAAAACATCAAGGAAGGATGGATCAGGGAGCTTGATGAATTCTTTACGCATTATAGGGAAAATGAGGGAAAATGGCTTCCACTTTGA